One region of Pangasianodon hypophthalmus isolate fPanHyp1 chromosome 15, fPanHyp1.pri, whole genome shotgun sequence genomic DNA includes:
- the nup98 gene encoding nuclear pore complex protein Nup98-Nup96 isoform X1: MFNKSFGTPFGGGTGGFGTSSTFGQQNTGFGTTGGFGASAFGTTNNTGGLFGATQNKPGGLFGSSTFSQPVTSSTSSGFGFGATSGGTSNSLFGSTNTGGGGLFSQQGNAFGANKPASFGTFGTSTSSGGLFGTTNTTSNPFGGTSSLFGSSGFTATQPGTTIKFNPPTGSDTMVKSGVTTSINTKHQCITAMKEYENKSLEELRLEDYQAGRKGPSNPMAANTGGLFGAAAAATPSTATGLFGSSGTGFSFNQSKPSFSAGTSGFGTTPGGLFGQPSQANSLFKPFGQATTTQNTGFSFGGTNTMGQANTSSMGLFGNTAASQAGGLFGNTANTSTATGFGTGTGLFGQPNAGFGNVGTQNLFGNKPAGFGTTTTSAPSFGTGTGLFGNKPTLTLGTNTNTSTFGFGANPAGGSLFGNKPATGTLGTGLGAGFGAGVGTGPSSLFGNTQNKIGSTLGTVGTFGGTSFNTGASTLNFGAPQQPVALTDPNAAAQQAVLQQQLNALNYSPFGDSPLFRNPLSDPKKKEERLKPTNPAAQKALTTPTHYKLTPRPATRLRPKALTSSGSGKSQLFDGLDDDEPSLTNGAFMPRRSIKKLVLKNLNGSSLYNSPLNREADDLNSPSEYPQNGLSLRADAEETQDIEAEGGAEDDLQVSKFYTNPIAKPIPHNQPSPSLQDTISELNMRRAVSARNGLDLSSEEISLGDESVQEERDEELEAQKPPHPAGIVLTRVGYYTIPSMEELGKMLNENGECIVENFTVGRKGYGSVFFPGEVNLTNLNLDEIVHLRRKEIIVYPDDKDKPSVGEGLNRRAEVTLDGVWPNDKTTCTQIKSPQRLSEMHYEERLENASRKQGARFLEYRPETGSWVFEVAHFSKYGLQDSDEEDDVPPAKTETKKMKTAIPAGLQQIPLTQQHQQMAPQAQSTAVLELLSRVSELDSDMADITQEPPADGVLCEEEDSVLEDDTRMALRAATPAEPEPISASSQIASSLGINPHTLQIMKASLFAGDDDCDLFHEQLPPKLLEEVSSPRLILGNSQARLSVGGLLQSKFTSGGGLFSHLPEVPFGVISQKLSKPAVPEAPWPSLGTSIILPPPVPEVTLRTVGARRLGGPVPLDNSVTLGKGRLLMDAALYMGRSFRVGWGPNWTLVHCGNPLSSSAESKDQSKDAMGFGFLPRPTKTRQITESPFKVHVEQVVGMEPKETAESLAVYHQPLEIGLKHSTISTDDVCPFIQPEKGVNALHDYAKWIVEVLKKAGAGDVVLGHWQQVWTLCEALWGRLGDQDLEAEGGGDYREQHARRRTFSRWLSESAAQRIQEEVCQSQTQHHVDAIFSYLTGHCISEACRLAQKNGDHRLSLLLSQAVGSQFSRDLLALQLADWNRMQTDSFIQEERLHIFALLAGKPVWETTGCCINVCSELDWKRCLAVHLWYMLPPTASVADALAKYEAAFQGPEEGRKYACAPLPPYMDDVEQEALEEMEDTEFKKPLYDICFHLLKLYSDKHYSLQQLLDPTTVTAEQLDYRLSWHLWNVLQALNYTHLSVPRQSLLHASYAAQLESAGLWEMAVFVLLHIPDSLLREHAVREILNQHCALEETQESAEKEHFLTDKLLIPMQWIHEAKATRARRDGDRHREALHLYRAGHWNHCHRLIIQNLASDCIINDNHEYLKEFLEGLAVPERSVQIQDWDTSGRVYLDYIRVIQTLKAIQQMDSPGYELERLHTDVTSLCSRIELLPCFKAKDRLAQSEMAKRLANILRAVLSLQQGGEGTPDPRHIPLCHLAPHIGRLPMPEDYALEELRSLTQSYLREYVVSH, from the exons ATGTTCAACAAGTCGTTCGGGACTCCCTTCGGGGGAGGAACAGGAGGATTTGGGACTTCATCCACGTTTGGACAACAGA ACACGGGGTTTGGAACAACAGGTGGTTTTGGTGCTTCTGCTTTTGGAACCACAAACAACACCGGTGGTCTCTTTGGGGCAACACAGAACAAACCTG GTGGGCTTTTTGGCTCCAGCACATTCAGTCAGCCCGTCACTTCGTCTACAAGCAGTGGATTTGGGTTCGGTGCCACAAGCGGCGGTACCTCGAACAGCCTCTTTGGAAGTACTAATACAGGAGGCGGAGGCCTTTTCTCTCAGCAAGGCAATGCATTCGGTGCCAATAAACCCGCCTCTTTTGGTA CGTTTGGCACTAGTACCAGCAGCGGAGGGTTGTTTGGGACAACCAACACCACCTCCAATCCTTTCGGAGGAACGTCCTCTCTGTTTGGATCCTCAGGCTTTACTGCTACCCAGCCTGGTACAACCATCAAATTTAAT CCACCAACAGGAAGTGACACGATGGTAAAGAGCGGCGTGACGACCAGCATCAACACCAAGCACCAATGCATCACAGCCATGAAGGAGTATGAAAACAAATCTCTAGAG GAGTTAAGGTTGGAGGATTACCAGGCAGGGAGGAAAGGACCCTCCAACCCAATGGCAGCCAACACAGGCGGCCTGTTCGGGGCTGCAGCCGCCGCGACTCCCAGCACTGCTACTGGCCTCTTCGGGTCCTCGGGTACCGGCTTCAGCTTCAACCAGTCCAAGCCCTCCTTCAGCGCTG GCACAAGTGGCTTTGGGACGACCCCAGGTGGTTTATTTGGCCAGCCGTCGCAGGCTAATAGTCTCTTCAAGCCCTTCGGTCAGGCCACCACCACCCAAAACACAGGCTTCTCATTCGGAGGCACCAACACCATGGGCCAGGCCAATACCAGCAGCATG GGTCTGTTTGGGAACACGGCTGCCTCACAGGCCGGAGGTCTGTTTGGAAACACGGCTAACACCAGCACAGCCACTGGCTTCGGCACGGGCACTGGACTCTTTGGGCAGCCCAATGCCGGCTTTGGGAATGTGGGTACACAG AATCTGTTCGGTAACAAGCCTGCTGGTTTTGGCACCACCACCACGAGCGCTCCCTCCTTTGGCACAGGCACTGGCCTGTTTGGCAACAAACCCACACTCACTTTGgggacaaacacaaacacctccACCTTTG GGTTTGGAGCCAATCCTGCTGGAGGCAGTCTGTTTGGAAACAAACCTGCCACTGGTACACTAGGAACAGGTCTCGGAGCAGGTTTTGGAGCAG GTGTAGGTACAGGGCCGTCATCTCTGTTTGGAAATACCCAGAACAAGATAGGCTCCACTCTGGGGACAGTGGGAACGTTTGGGGGTACTAGTTTCAACACAGGAGCCAGCACGCTGAACTTCGGAGCACCGCAGCAACCTGTTG CCCTGACAGATCCCAACGCTGCAGCCCAGCAAGCAGtgctacagcagcagctcaatGCGCTTAACTATTCACCTTTCGGAGATTCGCCCCTTTTTAGAAACCCGCTCTCTGACCCCAAGAAGAAAGAGGAG CGCCTGAAGCCTACAAATCCAGCTGCCCAGAAAGCCCTGACGACCCCTACACACTACAAGCTCACCCCTCGTCCTGCCACGCGTTTGCGTCCCAAGGCCCTCACCTCGTCAGGTTCAGGGAAATCTCAGCTTTTCGATGGGCTAGACGACGATGAACCTTCTCTCACCAACGGAGCTTTTATGCCCAG GAGGAGCATAAAGAAGCTTGTGCTGAAGAACTTGAATGGAAGCAGTCTGTACAACAGCCCACTGAACAGGGAGGCTGATGACTTGAACTCGCCATCAGAATACCCTCAGAACGGCCTCAG TCTGAGAGCGGATGCAGAAGAAACCCAAGATATAGAGGCGGAAGGAGGAGCAGAAGATGATCTGCAAGTCTCCAAGTTCTACACCAACCCCATCGCTAAGCCCATCCCACACAACCAGCCCAGTCCCTCGCTTCAAGACACCATCAGCGAGCTGAACATGAGGAGAGCCGTCAGTGCCCGCAATGGCCTGGACCTGAGCAGTGAGGAGATCTCTTTGGGAGACGAGAGTGTTCAGGAAGAGAGAGACGAGGAGCTGGAGGCACAGAAACCTCCTCACCCAGCCG GTATCGTCCTCACTCGGGTGGGCTACTACACCATCCCTTCCATGGAGGAGTTGGGGAAGATGCTGAATGAAAACGGGGAGTGTATTGTCGAGAACTTCACAGTCGGAAGGAAAG GCTATGGGTCAGTTTTCTTCCCTGGTGAAGTGAATTTGACAAACCTGAATCTTGATGAAATCGTGCACTTGAGACGAAAGGAAATAATCGTCTACCCTGATGACAAAGATAAGCCTTCTGTAGGAGAGGGCCTCAACAG ACGAGCAGAAGTGACCCTTGATGGCGTTTGGCCCAACGACAAAACCACCTGCACTCAGATCAAAAGTCCTCAGCGTCTGAGTGAGATGCACTACGAGGAACGTCTGGAGAACGCCTCACGCAAACAAGGTGCTCGCTTCCTGGAGTACAGACCAGAGACCGGCTCCTGGGTGTTTGAG GTGGCACACTTTTCCAAGTATGGCCTGCAAGACTCCGATGAGGAAGACGACGTTCCCCCGGCTAAAACCGAGACGAAGAAGATGAAAACCGCCATCCCGGCCGGACTACAACAAATTCCACTGACCCAGCAGCATCAGCAGATGGCGCCACAAGCTCAG AGTACGGCAGTACTGGAGCTTCTGAGCCGCGTGTCGGAGCTGGACAGTGACATGGCGGATATTACCCAGGAGCCTCCAGCAGATGGAGTGTTGTGTGAGGAGGAGGACAGCGTGCTGGAGGATGACACCAGGATGGCCCTAAGAGCAGCAACCCCTGCTGAGCCAGAGCCCATCTCTGCCTCCAGTCAGATCGCCTCCTCGTTAGGAATCAACCCGCACACTCTTCAG ATTATGAAGGCATCCCTGTTTGCGGGTGATGACGACTGCGACCTCTTTCACGAGCAGCTCCCTCCGAAACTCTTGGAGGAGGTGTCGTCTCCCCGGCTTATACTTGGTAACTCCCAGGCCAGGCTATCAG TCGGTGGTCTTCTGCAGAGCAAGTTCACCTCAGGTGGAGGGCTGTTTTCACACCTGCCAGAGGTTCCTTTTGGAGTGATCTCTCAGAAGCTGAGTAAGCCAGCAGTACCAGAAGCCCCATGGCCCTCACTGGGCACCTCCATTATTTTGCCTCCTCCTGTTCCTGAGGTCACGCTGAGGACTGTGGGAGCACGCAGACTGGGGGGTCCCGTGCCTCTTGATAACTCGGTCACTCTGGGAAAAGGCCGTCTGCTGATGGACGCAGCGCTGTACATGGGCCGCTCATTCAGGGTGGGATGGGGGCCTAACTGGACGCTCGTGCATTGTGGGAATCCACTTAGCTCATCTGCAGAGTCAAAGGATCAGTCTAAAGACGCCATGGGCTTCGGCTTCTTGCCCAGACCTACCAAGACCCGGCA GATCACTGAAAGCCCCTTTAAAGTACACGTGGAGCAGGTGGTGGGAATGGAGCCCAAGGAGACGGCAGAGAGCCTGGCTGTGTACCACCAGCCGCTTGAGATCGGGCTCAAGCACAGCACGATCAGCACTGATGATGTCTGCCCCTTCATCCAGCCAGAGAAAGGAGTCAACGCTCTGCACGATTACGCCAAGTGGATCGTGGAGGTCCTCAAGAAGGCAGGAGCTGGAGACG TTGTACTTGGTCACTGGCAGCAAGTGTGGACTCTGTGTGAGGCTCTTTGGGGAAGGCTTGGAGATCAGGACTTGGAGGCAGAGGGTGGCGGAGATTATCGAGAGCAACATGCGAGAAGGCGCACTTTCTCCCGCTGGCTATCTGAGAGCGCTGCCCAACGCATCCAGGAGGAAGTGTGCCAGAGTCAGACACAGCACCATGTCGATGCCATCTTCAGCTACCTGACCGGCCACTGCATCAGTGAGGCTTGTAGATTGGCCCAGAAAAACG gagaccATCGTCTGTCCCTGCTGCTGTCCCAGGCCGTGGGCTCTCAGTTCAGCAGAGATCTTTTGGCTCTACAGTTAGCAGACTGGAACAGAATGCAGACAGACTCTTTCATTCAGGAGGAGAGATTGCACATTTTCGCCCTACTTGCAGGCAAACCG GTTTGGGAGACAACAGGCTGCTGCATAAATGTGTGCTCTGAGCTCGACTGGAAACGCTGTTTGGCTGTGCATCTGTGGTACATGCTGCCTCCCACAGCCTCTGTAGCAGACGCTCTCGCCAAATACGAAGCTGCCTTTCAG GGTCCAGAAGAGGGAAGAAAATATGCCTGTGCTCCTCTCCCTCCCTATATGGATGATGTAGAACAGGAAGCTTTGGAAGAGATGGAGgatacagaatttaaaaaaccCCTCTATGACATCTGTTTCCATCTGCTCAAACTTTACAGTGACAA GCACTACAGCCTGCAGCAGCTGCTGGACCCCACTACAGTGACGGCAGAGCAGCTAGACTACAGGCTAAGTTGGCACCTGTGGAATGTGCTACAGGCCCTGAATTACACCCACCTGTCAGTGCCACGCCAGAGTCTCCTACACGCTAGCTACGCTGCCCAGCTCGAGAGCGCTGGCCTCTGGGAGATGgcagtttttgttttgctgcacATCCCTGACTCATT GCTTCGAGAGCATGCTGTGCGGGAGATCCTGAACCAGCACTGCGCCCTGGAGGAGACTCAGGAGTCTGCAGAGAAGGAACACTTCCTCACTGACAAGCTGCTCATCCCCATGCAGTGGATTCATGAAGCCAAGGCCACCCGGGCGCGCAGGGACGGAGACAGGCACCGCGAAGCACTGCACCTCTACAGGGCTGGACACTGGAACCACTGCCACCGGCTTATCATCCAAAACCTGGCTTCAG ACTGCATCATTAATGATAATCATGAGTATCTGAAGGAGTTTCTGGAAGGCTTGGCAGTGCCTGAGCGCAGCGTGCAGATACAGGACTGGGACACATCTGGACGTGTCTATCTGGACTACATCCGCGTTATTCAGACCCTAAAAGCCATTCAGCAG atGGACAGCCCAGGATATGAGCTGGAGCGGCTACACACCGACGTGACATCCCTGTGCAGCAGGATTGAACTCCTTCCCTGTTTCAAAGCCAAAGACAGACTGGCCCAGTCAG AAATGGCCAAACGTCTGGCTAACATCCTGCGTGCGGTGCTAAGCCTTCAGCAGGGTGGAGAGGGCACGCCGGATCCTCGTCACATCCCCCTGTGCCATCTCGCACCTCACATCGGACGCTTACCCATGCCCGAGGACTACGCTCTGGAAGAACTTCGCAGCCTCACCCAGTCTTACCTACGTGAATATGTTGTTAGTCACTGA
- the nup98 gene encoding nuclear pore complex protein Nup98-Nup96 isoform X2: MFNKSFGTPFGGGTGGFGTSSTFGQQNTGFGTTGGFGASAFGTTNNTGGLFGATQNKPGGLFGSSTFSQPVTSSTSSGFGFGATSGGTSNSLFGSTNTGGGGLFSQQGNAFGANKPASFGTFGTSTSSGGLFGTTNTTSNPFGGTSSLFGSSGFTATQPGTTIKFNPPTGSDTMVKSGVTTSINTKHQCITAMKEYENKSLEELRLEDYQAGRKGPSNPMAANTGGLFGAAAAATPSTATGLFGSSGTGFSFNQSKPSFSAGTSGFGTTPGGLFGQPSQANSLFKPFGQATTTQNTGFSFGGTNTMGQANTSSMGLFGNTAASQAGGLFGNTANTSTATGFGTGTGLFGQPNAGFGNNLFGNKPAGFGTTTTSAPSFGTGTGLFGNKPTLTLGTNTNTSTFGFGANPAGGSLFGNKPATGTLGTGLGAGFGAGVGTGPSSLFGNTQNKIGSTLGTVGTFGGTSFNTGASTLNFGAPQQPVALTDPNAAAQQAVLQQQLNALNYSPFGDSPLFRNPLSDPKKKEERLKPTNPAAQKALTTPTHYKLTPRPATRLRPKALTSSGSGKSQLFDGLDDDEPSLTNGAFMPRRSIKKLVLKNLNGSSLYNSPLNREADDLNSPSEYPQNGLSLRADAEETQDIEAEGGAEDDLQVSKFYTNPIAKPIPHNQPSPSLQDTISELNMRRAVSARNGLDLSSEEISLGDESVQEERDEELEAQKPPHPAGIVLTRVGYYTIPSMEELGKMLNENGECIVENFTVGRKGYGSVFFPGEVNLTNLNLDEIVHLRRKEIIVYPDDKDKPSVGEGLNRRAEVTLDGVWPNDKTTCTQIKSPQRLSEMHYEERLENASRKQGARFLEYRPETGSWVFEVAHFSKYGLQDSDEEDDVPPAKTETKKMKTAIPAGLQQIPLTQQHQQMAPQAQSTAVLELLSRVSELDSDMADITQEPPADGVLCEEEDSVLEDDTRMALRAATPAEPEPISASSQIASSLGINPHTLQIMKASLFAGDDDCDLFHEQLPPKLLEEVSSPRLILGNSQARLSVGGLLQSKFTSGGGLFSHLPEVPFGVISQKLSKPAVPEAPWPSLGTSIILPPPVPEVTLRTVGARRLGGPVPLDNSVTLGKGRLLMDAALYMGRSFRVGWGPNWTLVHCGNPLSSSAESKDQSKDAMGFGFLPRPTKTRQITESPFKVHVEQVVGMEPKETAESLAVYHQPLEIGLKHSTISTDDVCPFIQPEKGVNALHDYAKWIVEVLKKAGAGDVVLGHWQQVWTLCEALWGRLGDQDLEAEGGGDYREQHARRRTFSRWLSESAAQRIQEEVCQSQTQHHVDAIFSYLTGHCISEACRLAQKNGDHRLSLLLSQAVGSQFSRDLLALQLADWNRMQTDSFIQEERLHIFALLAGKPVWETTGCCINVCSELDWKRCLAVHLWYMLPPTASVADALAKYEAAFQGPEEGRKYACAPLPPYMDDVEQEALEEMEDTEFKKPLYDICFHLLKLYSDKHYSLQQLLDPTTVTAEQLDYRLSWHLWNVLQALNYTHLSVPRQSLLHASYAAQLESAGLWEMAVFVLLHIPDSLLREHAVREILNQHCALEETQESAEKEHFLTDKLLIPMQWIHEAKATRARRDGDRHREALHLYRAGHWNHCHRLIIQNLASDCIINDNHEYLKEFLEGLAVPERSVQIQDWDTSGRVYLDYIRVIQTLKAIQQMDSPGYELERLHTDVTSLCSRIELLPCFKAKDRLAQSEMAKRLANILRAVLSLQQGGEGTPDPRHIPLCHLAPHIGRLPMPEDYALEELRSLTQSYLREYVVSH, from the exons ATGTTCAACAAGTCGTTCGGGACTCCCTTCGGGGGAGGAACAGGAGGATTTGGGACTTCATCCACGTTTGGACAACAGA ACACGGGGTTTGGAACAACAGGTGGTTTTGGTGCTTCTGCTTTTGGAACCACAAACAACACCGGTGGTCTCTTTGGGGCAACACAGAACAAACCTG GTGGGCTTTTTGGCTCCAGCACATTCAGTCAGCCCGTCACTTCGTCTACAAGCAGTGGATTTGGGTTCGGTGCCACAAGCGGCGGTACCTCGAACAGCCTCTTTGGAAGTACTAATACAGGAGGCGGAGGCCTTTTCTCTCAGCAAGGCAATGCATTCGGTGCCAATAAACCCGCCTCTTTTGGTA CGTTTGGCACTAGTACCAGCAGCGGAGGGTTGTTTGGGACAACCAACACCACCTCCAATCCTTTCGGAGGAACGTCCTCTCTGTTTGGATCCTCAGGCTTTACTGCTACCCAGCCTGGTACAACCATCAAATTTAAT CCACCAACAGGAAGTGACACGATGGTAAAGAGCGGCGTGACGACCAGCATCAACACCAAGCACCAATGCATCACAGCCATGAAGGAGTATGAAAACAAATCTCTAGAG GAGTTAAGGTTGGAGGATTACCAGGCAGGGAGGAAAGGACCCTCCAACCCAATGGCAGCCAACACAGGCGGCCTGTTCGGGGCTGCAGCCGCCGCGACTCCCAGCACTGCTACTGGCCTCTTCGGGTCCTCGGGTACCGGCTTCAGCTTCAACCAGTCCAAGCCCTCCTTCAGCGCTG GCACAAGTGGCTTTGGGACGACCCCAGGTGGTTTATTTGGCCAGCCGTCGCAGGCTAATAGTCTCTTCAAGCCCTTCGGTCAGGCCACCACCACCCAAAACACAGGCTTCTCATTCGGAGGCACCAACACCATGGGCCAGGCCAATACCAGCAGCATG GGTCTGTTTGGGAACACGGCTGCCTCACAGGCCGGAGGTCTGTTTGGAAACACGGCTAACACCAGCACAGCCACTGGCTTCGGCACGGGCACTGGACTCTTTGGGCAGCCCAATGCCGGCTTTGGGAAT AATCTGTTCGGTAACAAGCCTGCTGGTTTTGGCACCACCACCACGAGCGCTCCCTCCTTTGGCACAGGCACTGGCCTGTTTGGCAACAAACCCACACTCACTTTGgggacaaacacaaacacctccACCTTTG GGTTTGGAGCCAATCCTGCTGGAGGCAGTCTGTTTGGAAACAAACCTGCCACTGGTACACTAGGAACAGGTCTCGGAGCAGGTTTTGGAGCAG GTGTAGGTACAGGGCCGTCATCTCTGTTTGGAAATACCCAGAACAAGATAGGCTCCACTCTGGGGACAGTGGGAACGTTTGGGGGTACTAGTTTCAACACAGGAGCCAGCACGCTGAACTTCGGAGCACCGCAGCAACCTGTTG CCCTGACAGATCCCAACGCTGCAGCCCAGCAAGCAGtgctacagcagcagctcaatGCGCTTAACTATTCACCTTTCGGAGATTCGCCCCTTTTTAGAAACCCGCTCTCTGACCCCAAGAAGAAAGAGGAG CGCCTGAAGCCTACAAATCCAGCTGCCCAGAAAGCCCTGACGACCCCTACACACTACAAGCTCACCCCTCGTCCTGCCACGCGTTTGCGTCCCAAGGCCCTCACCTCGTCAGGTTCAGGGAAATCTCAGCTTTTCGATGGGCTAGACGACGATGAACCTTCTCTCACCAACGGAGCTTTTATGCCCAG GAGGAGCATAAAGAAGCTTGTGCTGAAGAACTTGAATGGAAGCAGTCTGTACAACAGCCCACTGAACAGGGAGGCTGATGACTTGAACTCGCCATCAGAATACCCTCAGAACGGCCTCAG TCTGAGAGCGGATGCAGAAGAAACCCAAGATATAGAGGCGGAAGGAGGAGCAGAAGATGATCTGCAAGTCTCCAAGTTCTACACCAACCCCATCGCTAAGCCCATCCCACACAACCAGCCCAGTCCCTCGCTTCAAGACACCATCAGCGAGCTGAACATGAGGAGAGCCGTCAGTGCCCGCAATGGCCTGGACCTGAGCAGTGAGGAGATCTCTTTGGGAGACGAGAGTGTTCAGGAAGAGAGAGACGAGGAGCTGGAGGCACAGAAACCTCCTCACCCAGCCG GTATCGTCCTCACTCGGGTGGGCTACTACACCATCCCTTCCATGGAGGAGTTGGGGAAGATGCTGAATGAAAACGGGGAGTGTATTGTCGAGAACTTCACAGTCGGAAGGAAAG GCTATGGGTCAGTTTTCTTCCCTGGTGAAGTGAATTTGACAAACCTGAATCTTGATGAAATCGTGCACTTGAGACGAAAGGAAATAATCGTCTACCCTGATGACAAAGATAAGCCTTCTGTAGGAGAGGGCCTCAACAG ACGAGCAGAAGTGACCCTTGATGGCGTTTGGCCCAACGACAAAACCACCTGCACTCAGATCAAAAGTCCTCAGCGTCTGAGTGAGATGCACTACGAGGAACGTCTGGAGAACGCCTCACGCAAACAAGGTGCTCGCTTCCTGGAGTACAGACCAGAGACCGGCTCCTGGGTGTTTGAG GTGGCACACTTTTCCAAGTATGGCCTGCAAGACTCCGATGAGGAAGACGACGTTCCCCCGGCTAAAACCGAGACGAAGAAGATGAAAACCGCCATCCCGGCCGGACTACAACAAATTCCACTGACCCAGCAGCATCAGCAGATGGCGCCACAAGCTCAG AGTACGGCAGTACTGGAGCTTCTGAGCCGCGTGTCGGAGCTGGACAGTGACATGGCGGATATTACCCAGGAGCCTCCAGCAGATGGAGTGTTGTGTGAGGAGGAGGACAGCGTGCTGGAGGATGACACCAGGATGGCCCTAAGAGCAGCAACCCCTGCTGAGCCAGAGCCCATCTCTGCCTCCAGTCAGATCGCCTCCTCGTTAGGAATCAACCCGCACACTCTTCAG ATTATGAAGGCATCCCTGTTTGCGGGTGATGACGACTGCGACCTCTTTCACGAGCAGCTCCCTCCGAAACTCTTGGAGGAGGTGTCGTCTCCCCGGCTTATACTTGGTAACTCCCAGGCCAGGCTATCAG TCGGTGGTCTTCTGCAGAGCAAGTTCACCTCAGGTGGAGGGCTGTTTTCACACCTGCCAGAGGTTCCTTTTGGAGTGATCTCTCAGAAGCTGAGTAAGCCAGCAGTACCAGAAGCCCCATGGCCCTCACTGGGCACCTCCATTATTTTGCCTCCTCCTGTTCCTGAGGTCACGCTGAGGACTGTGGGAGCACGCAGACTGGGGGGTCCCGTGCCTCTTGATAACTCGGTCACTCTGGGAAAAGGCCGTCTGCTGATGGACGCAGCGCTGTACATGGGCCGCTCATTCAGGGTGGGATGGGGGCCTAACTGGACGCTCGTGCATTGTGGGAATCCACTTAGCTCATCTGCAGAGTCAAAGGATCAGTCTAAAGACGCCATGGGCTTCGGCTTCTTGCCCAGACCTACCAAGACCCGGCA GATCACTGAAAGCCCCTTTAAAGTACACGTGGAGCAGGTGGTGGGAATGGAGCCCAAGGAGACGGCAGAGAGCCTGGCTGTGTACCACCAGCCGCTTGAGATCGGGCTCAAGCACAGCACGATCAGCACTGATGATGTCTGCCCCTTCATCCAGCCAGAGAAAGGAGTCAACGCTCTGCACGATTACGCCAAGTGGATCGTGGAGGTCCTCAAGAAGGCAGGAGCTGGAGACG TTGTACTTGGTCACTGGCAGCAAGTGTGGACTCTGTGTGAGGCTCTTTGGGGAAGGCTTGGAGATCAGGACTTGGAGGCAGAGGGTGGCGGAGATTATCGAGAGCAACATGCGAGAAGGCGCACTTTCTCCCGCTGGCTATCTGAGAGCGCTGCCCAACGCATCCAGGAGGAAGTGTGCCAGAGTCAGACACAGCACCATGTCGATGCCATCTTCAGCTACCTGACCGGCCACTGCATCAGTGAGGCTTGTAGATTGGCCCAGAAAAACG gagaccATCGTCTGTCCCTGCTGCTGTCCCAGGCCGTGGGCTCTCAGTTCAGCAGAGATCTTTTGGCTCTACAGTTAGCAGACTGGAACAGAATGCAGACAGACTCTTTCATTCAGGAGGAGAGATTGCACATTTTCGCCCTACTTGCAGGCAAACCG GTTTGGGAGACAACAGGCTGCTGCATAAATGTGTGCTCTGAGCTCGACTGGAAACGCTGTTTGGCTGTGCATCTGTGGTACATGCTGCCTCCCACAGCCTCTGTAGCAGACGCTCTCGCCAAATACGAAGCTGCCTTTCAG GGTCCAGAAGAGGGAAGAAAATATGCCTGTGCTCCTCTCCCTCCCTATATGGATGATGTAGAACAGGAAGCTTTGGAAGAGATGGAGgatacagaatttaaaaaaccCCTCTATGACATCTGTTTCCATCTGCTCAAACTTTACAGTGACAA GCACTACAGCCTGCAGCAGCTGCTGGACCCCACTACAGTGACGGCAGAGCAGCTAGACTACAGGCTAAGTTGGCACCTGTGGAATGTGCTACAGGCCCTGAATTACACCCACCTGTCAGTGCCACGCCAGAGTCTCCTACACGCTAGCTACGCTGCCCAGCTCGAGAGCGCTGGCCTCTGGGAGATGgcagtttttgttttgctgcacATCCCTGACTCATT GCTTCGAGAGCATGCTGTGCGGGAGATCCTGAACCAGCACTGCGCCCTGGAGGAGACTCAGGAGTCTGCAGAGAAGGAACACTTCCTCACTGACAAGCTGCTCATCCCCATGCAGTGGATTCATGAAGCCAAGGCCACCCGGGCGCGCAGGGACGGAGACAGGCACCGCGAAGCACTGCACCTCTACAGGGCTGGACACTGGAACCACTGCCACCGGCTTATCATCCAAAACCTGGCTTCAG ACTGCATCATTAATGATAATCATGAGTATCTGAAGGAGTTTCTGGAAGGCTTGGCAGTGCCTGAGCGCAGCGTGCAGATACAGGACTGGGACACATCTGGACGTGTCTATCTGGACTACATCCGCGTTATTCAGACCCTAAAAGCCATTCAGCAG atGGACAGCCCAGGATATGAGCTGGAGCGGCTACACACCGACGTGACATCCCTGTGCAGCAGGATTGAACTCCTTCCCTGTTTCAAAGCCAAAGACAGACTGGCCCAGTCAG AAATGGCCAAACGTCTGGCTAACATCCTGCGTGCGGTGCTAAGCCTTCAGCAGGGTGGAGAGGGCACGCCGGATCCTCGTCACATCCCCCTGTGCCATCTCGCACCTCACATCGGACGCTTACCCATGCCCGAGGACTACGCTCTGGAAGAACTTCGCAGCCTCACCCAGTCTTACCTACGTGAATATGTTGTTAGTCACTGA